A genomic window from Streptomyces sp. 846.5 includes:
- a CDS encoding AAA family ATPase, whose product MIDLGQTGQVFGEHGIGKTATFFSHIARSHPDTELVFVPAANLTPDDLLANAPVRDAASGELVLRQLVMRQLRPGKRFVLLIDDSLQAGESIQSQLMQIACNWTLGEFDLRELGCVGVFLTDNESLAETAARRSDLAILDRMVTVRITANDTAWRAELSARFPEWDLRPLFRLWAAQTPAVRELLSPRTLEHILANAGEGFPLVWGLPLINGERLRLAEPGLADDGKPHPSRTGEILDRIAAALGVANPAQVPDPVRRVVRAALRNRWTVLLQGPPGCGKTEIVRQLVREELGREPLYYSMPVTNVEDLCAPVPTPDGSLDNLLAVHFTGDGPKAVVWDEYNRAKDKAAFAKLMEITQEWSLAGQRIGGLRAQIALQNPPYHLGRKLQVARNNIAQATRFTASLVVDPADIPANEWLIARYGAVAETVLEWWKNDIDEDGRAWITKRTLERLIKLHSKGLPLQIGTIYLGDGEYAPVPLTSLVERLERRPVTGLRELAADPAGWEQRLRRAAEASSEGTNDSDTVHQVISNAELSQLRRHQALIARLVAWLPPKLRSTYLVGASDEHQRYWIETFALMPRHPHQSATR is encoded by the coding sequence ATGATCGACCTCGGCCAGACCGGCCAGGTCTTCGGCGAGCACGGCATCGGCAAGACCGCGACCTTCTTCTCGCACATCGCCCGGAGCCATCCCGACACCGAGTTGGTCTTCGTCCCCGCCGCCAACCTCACCCCCGACGACCTGCTCGCCAATGCCCCGGTGCGCGACGCGGCCAGCGGTGAACTGGTGCTGCGTCAGCTGGTGATGCGTCAGCTCCGGCCCGGGAAGCGGTTCGTGCTGCTGATCGACGACTCGCTGCAGGCCGGGGAGTCGATCCAGTCGCAGCTGATGCAGATCGCCTGCAACTGGACCCTGGGCGAGTTCGACCTTCGCGAACTGGGCTGCGTCGGGGTCTTCCTCACCGACAACGAGTCGCTGGCCGAGACCGCCGCCAGGCGGAGCGACCTGGCGATCCTGGACCGCATGGTCACGGTGCGGATCACGGCCAACGACACCGCCTGGCGGGCCGAGCTCAGCGCCCGCTTCCCCGAGTGGGACCTGCGGCCGCTGTTCCGGCTCTGGGCCGCGCAGACCCCGGCTGTGCGGGAGCTGTTGTCCCCGCGCACCCTGGAGCACATCCTGGCCAATGCCGGGGAGGGATTCCCGCTGGTCTGGGGCCTGCCGTTGATCAACGGCGAGCGGCTGCGGCTGGCCGAACCCGGCCTGGCCGACGACGGCAAGCCGCACCCCAGCCGCACCGGCGAGATCCTGGACCGGATCGCCGCCGCCCTGGGCGTCGCCAACCCCGCCCAGGTGCCGGACCCGGTGCGCCGGGTCGTCCGCGCCGCGCTCCGCAACCGCTGGACGGTGCTGCTCCAGGGCCCGCCCGGCTGCGGCAAGACGGAGATCGTCCGGCAGCTGGTCCGGGAGGAGCTGGGCCGCGAGCCGCTGTACTACTCCATGCCAGTCACCAACGTCGAGGACCTGTGCGCCCCGGTCCCGACCCCGGACGGTTCGCTGGACAACCTGCTCGCCGTGCACTTCACCGGCGACGGCCCCAAGGCCGTGGTCTGGGACGAGTACAACCGCGCCAAGGACAAGGCCGCCTTCGCCAAGCTGATGGAGATCACCCAGGAGTGGTCGCTGGCCGGACAGCGCATCGGCGGGCTGCGAGCCCAGATCGCCCTGCAGAACCCGCCGTACCACCTGGGCCGCAAGCTCCAGGTGGCCCGGAACAACATCGCCCAGGCGACGCGGTTCACCGCCTCGCTGGTCGTCGACCCGGCCGACATCCCCGCCAACGAATGGCTGATCGCGCGGTACGGCGCGGTCGCGGAGACCGTGCTGGAGTGGTGGAAGAACGACATCGACGAGGACGGCCGGGCCTGGATCACCAAGCGCACCCTGGAACGGCTGATCAAGCTGCACAGCAAGGGCCTGCCGCTGCAGATCGGGACGATCTACCTGGGGGACGGCGAGTACGCGCCGGTCCCGCTCACCTCGTTGGTGGAGCGGCTGGAACGCCGACCGGTGACCGGGCTCCGCGAGCTGGCAGCCGACCCGGCCGGCTGGGAGCAGCGGCTGCGCCGGGCGGCGGAGGCGTCCAGCGAGGGGACCAATGACAGCGACACGGTGCACCAGGTGATCTCCAACGCCGAGTTGTCCCAGCTACGGAGACACCAGGCGCTGATAGCCCGGCTGGTGGCCTGGCTGCCGCCCAAGCTCAGGTCGACGTATCTGGTGGGGGCGTCGGACGAGCACCAGCGGTACTGGATCGAGACGTTCGCGCTGATGCCGCGTCATCCTCACCAATCGGCGACGCGGTAG